TCTTTATCGCGGTCTGGAGCCTGCTGGTCTACGCCCCGATGGCCCACATGGTCTGGGGAGCGGGCGGTATGCTCTTTAAGATGGGGGCACTGGACTTCGCCGGAGGAACCGTCATCCACATGACCTCCGGGTTCTCCGCTCTTGTTCTGGTATTCCTGCTGGGCAAACGCCGGCTCTCGTCGCACGAGGACACCCGTCCCCACAACCTGCCCATGACCCTGATCGGCACCGGTATCCTCTGGTTTGGCTGGTTTGGCTTCAACGCGGGCTCCGCGGGCGCTGCCAATGGCCTTGCGGGAAGCGCCTTCATGGTGACCCATATCGCCGCCGCCACCGCCGGGCTTGTCTGGGTTCTGCTGGAGTGGGTGCACGTCAAGCAGCCCACCGCCTTGGGCTTTGCCTCGGGGGCGGTTGCGGGCCTGGTTGCGATCACCCCCGCCTCGGGCTTTGTCTCTCCGACATCGGCGCTCATTATCGGCGCGGTTGTCCCCTTTATCTCCTATGGCATGATCCAGCTCAAGAACAAGCTGAAGGCCTACGACGATACCCTGGATGTCTTTGCGGTTCATGGAATGGGCGGTGTGTGGGGAGCGGTCGCGACCGGTATCTTCGCCGATAAGGCCGTCAACTCCCTGGTGCCCGACGACCGTGGGGCGCTGATGAAGGCTCAGTTTGCGAGTATTGGCATGGCGATCCTGCTCGGTGTCGTGGGGACGGTGGTGATTACCCTGATCCTGAAGGCCATCTTCAAGGGGATCGCGGTTAGCGCCAACGAAGAGGAAGCGGGCCTGGACCTCACCCAGCACGGGGAGACGGGCTATGTCCACGGGAACGGCGGCGCGGAAGTGACCTTCTCCGGTGGCCATGGCGCACCGACCATGGCTTCTTCTCTGCACCCCGCAGAGTCGACCCACTAGACAACAAAAAATCGGGGCCGGGAGCTACTGAGCTCCTGGCCCCGATTTTTTTATGCCCGCTTAGTTTGCCGACTTGCTGGCGGCAGCCTTGATCAGCTCCAGCAAGGTGATCGAGCGGTCGAAGAGGAGCACGCGCTCGATGTAGGCGGAGATGGCCAGGTCCTGAACCACCGACTTGGGAGCCTTGCTGGGCTCTTTGCCGTACTCCTTGGGAACGCGCTTGCCCCCAAAGAACTTCTCACTCTGCTGCTCAATCTCGTCTTTTTGGGTCGGAGTGAGGATCTCACGGAGCGACTCCAGAACCTCGGCGACTGTCTTACGGGTGGTCTCAAGGCGCCGGGAGGCCGCGAGGCGCTGGGTCTCCCCGATACGCTTCTCAATCGTCTCGGGGAAGGTGCCCTCGGCAATCGCCTGCGCACGAGCCTTGGCCACCTCACCGGTAAGTCCCACCAGTGCTTCGTCGTCCTGCCGGTTGAGCTCGACCGCGCGCTCGCGTGCCTTCTTCAGGATCGGGAGGAGCTTCTCGATCTGCGGCGCGGTGAGCTTGAGCGGTGTCAGCGACTGGAGCAGGCTCAGATCCGCGATATGCTCTTGGACGGCAAGGGCTTTCTTGGCGGTATCGGTTGGCACCGCAGGGGCCTGCTGAGGAGCCAGCAGGCAGAGGGCAAAAAACAGTGCATTCATGCCGCATTGTAGCATGACTGGGAGAATACTAGCCTACGCTGCCCGTCTGTGGCTCGCTTGCTGCTGGAAGAGCTGCTCCATCTGAAGCACGGTGAGCGGGCGCGCAAAGAGGTAGCCTTGTGCCTGCTGGCAGTTCAAGTCGCGCAGCGCGGCGGCCTGCTCCGCGGTCTCAACTCCCTCACTGGTCACCTTCAACGAGAGGGCGCGGGCCAGGTGGATAATGGCCTCGACAATCGCAGCATTCTCTTTATGCTCGATCATGTGGGAGATAAACGAGCGGTCGATCTTCAAGGTATCCAAGGGGAGGTTACTCAGGTAGGCCATCGACGAGTACCCGGTTCCAAAGTCATCGACCGCGATCTGCACGCCGAGGGCCTTCAGGCGCTGGAGGATGCTGGCTGCGCCGTGGGGGTCCTGCATCATCACACCCTCCGTGATCTCCAGGGTGAGGTGCTTGGCACTCAGCTGGCTCTCCGAGAGGATCATCTGGACGGCTTTATCGAGGTCGGTGCGCTGGAACTGGCGGGTGGAGATATTGACACTGACGCTCAAGGGGGTGGCGAGCTGCTGGTTCCAGATGCCCATCTGCTTGCTGGCGGTACGCAGGACCCAGTAGTCGAGGCTGATAGAGAGTCCTGCCTCCTCGGCGATATTGACAAAGCGTGTCGGCGCGATCGGCCCAAGGCGGGGGTGGTGCCAGCGTGCCAGGGCCTCGACTCCCACCAGCCGGCCATCCACCAGCGAGACAATGGGCTGATAGCAGAGCGTGAGCTCGTCGTTGCTGAGGGCATGGCGCAGGTCGGACTCCAGGGCGAGGCGCTCTTGGATATGCTGGTTCATGCTCTCGTCAAAGGTCGTGTGGCGCCCCTTGCCCTCTTCTTTGGAGCGGTACATGGCGATATCGGCCTTGCGGAGCATCTCACCCACCGACGAGTTGGGAGTGCTGTAGACCACACCGATACTGGCACGTCCAAAGACCTCCTGGCCCTCTAGCTGGAAGCTCTCCTCCATCTCCACACGGATGCGCTCGGCGAGCTGCTCGACGACCTGAGGAGTGGAGAAGTGCTCCACAAGGATCGTGAACTCATCGCCTCCAAGGCGGGCGAGCAGGCGATGAGGCCCGAGAACCCCTGTAATGCGCTTGGTGATCTGCTTGAGTAGGATATCGCCCGCTTCGTGGCCCAGGGTATCGTTGACCAGCTTAAAGTTATCTAGATCCAGGAACAACACGGCGACTTGGCGACCATCGCGGCGGCCACGGGCGAGGGCTTGCTCCAGGCGGTCCTGAAAGAGCCGGCGGTTGGGCAGGCCAGTGAGGGCATCGTGCTGTGCTTGGTGGAGCAGGCGGTCTTCGAAGCGCACTCGGTCTGTGACATCCAGGGCAACTCCAATAACGCCTAGGATATTTTGTTCCGAATCGCGCAGGGGGCTACACTGGACATCGAAGTACCGCGGCCCAATGGGCATGGTCCAGGCGCGCTCCTCTCCCGAGAGGACATCGAGCAGGCGGCGTCCGTGCTCCGATTCCTCGCGGAAGTGGAAGCGCCGAAAGACCGAGCGCCCGACAACCTTGCTGGACTTAATACCGATACTCTGCATCCCGCGCCCTTCAAAGAAGGTCACGTTGGCTTTCTCATCGAGGGCGAAGACCACCACCGGGAGGTTGGCAAGGACAGCCTGTAGCCGTGCCTGCATCTCCGACATGGAGCTCATGGCACTGTGGAGCTCGACAGTGCGCTCTCCCACTCGCCGCTCCAGGAGGTCACGGTCTTGCTGGATGATCTGCCGCTGCCAGAAGAACTCCCGCACCATCCCCGCCAGCTCATAGACCTCCTGGGTATCGGGCTGAAAGCTCTCAATGGGGGAGCTGGTATCGGCACGAAGACAGCTGGTTAAGAGCTTCAGCGGCGCACTGACCCAGTGGTAGAGGGCGATAGTGAGGACTAAGATGAGCGCGGAGCTGAAGCCAAAGAGCCAGAGAGGGGTTGCCCGGAGTGCCTCTTGCTGCATCGTGAGCAGAGGCATGGGAAACTTCAAGTGGAGATGCGCGACAATCTCATCGTCGCTACGAAGCGGGATCTCGAGGTTGGCCTTGCCCTTGTCTAGACCGGGGAGGGGTGGGTGCTCTGTGGGAGAGAGGCTCACCTCTGCACCCGTGAGCTTCGCAAACTGCTGGCAGGTCGCCTCATTCCAGAGGCGCCCGACGAGAAGAAACCCTCCAATCGGGCTGGCACGGATCACATCGTCGGTGGGGTGGATTGTTGCCCCCCGCAGCTCGAGGACACCCTCAGGGGTCTCGACAAAGAAGTGCGCGAGGCGGGTCATGCTGAGCCGGGCACGGAGCTGTGTGGGGGTCAGGGGAGACGTTGCGGTCTGGCTGTACTTGACACGCTGGTAGATAACCTGTCCTTGGTCATCAAAGGCCCAGACCGCATCCAGGTCCGTTTTTTCAAAGGCCGTCCCCAGCAGGCTATCCCCCATGGTCGCGGTGGGGTGTTTGAGGTAAGTGACCAGCTCGGTCTGGAGGCTCTCCTTCTCGCTAAAGTTTTTGAGCGAGTTGTCCATGAGCTGGAGGAGCCCCTGAGCGCGGTGACGCTCCTCAGACTTTAGGATCTGTGTGGCGCGTTCAAGATCGTGCTGTTGTTGTGCCTGCCAGGAATAGAGACCCAAAAAGCAACAAAGAAAACAGATTCCTAGTAGTAACGCAACTTTAGTTTGTAACGAACGCATCCTCTTCTTGATTTTCGGAAGGACACGCCCGGCTCTTTAAACTTTATTCGAAGAACCGGTATTTTAGCAGGGTTAACATTGCTTGAAGGAAGTCTGTGGGGCGGATCTTCTTTCCCTGGGCGAGGGTGCGTGCCCGGTACGCAATCGGGAGCTCGTGGATCTTGATGCCACGCTTGAGGACCTTGGCGGTGACCTCGGGGCAGAAGTCAAAGCGCTGGGAGTGGAGCGTAAACTGCCGCAGGACATCCATCCGAAACATCTTGTAGCAGGTCGCCTCATCGGTGAGACGGGCACGGGGAAAGAGGAGATTGGCGGTGGTGGTCAGCAGGAAGTTGGCGAGGCGGTTGGCGGGCTGCATGTTCTCGACCTTCCCTGCGAAGCGCGAGCCATAGACCACTTGCGCCTCGCCGGAGAGCAGGGGAGCCAGCAGGCGTGGGTAGTCTTCTGGGTTGTACTCCAGGTCGGCGTCCTGGACCACGAGGTAGTCTCCCGCCGCCGCCCCGATCGCCGTGACAATCGCCGCGCCCTTGCCTCGGTTTTGAGGGTGGTAAAGGACGCGGACATTGTCCCAGACCCCCTCGACCTCATTTTTCAGGAGCTCACGGGTGCCATCGGTGCTACCGTCATCGACCAGAAGAATCTCCATCGGCACCGGGACAGCGCGGATGCGCTCCAGGATCTGCAGGAGCGTGTTCTTCTCGTTGTAGACCGGAATCGCGACCGAGAGCAAGTACGTCGGAGCGCTCACAGGGCGTGAGCGCTCCGTCGGAAGAGTGGGAGCCAGGGCATCGGTGACCATTGTACCTAGGATACCGCTCCCCGGCTCATTTTGTTCCCAAGGGCTAGCCTAGTCCAGCTTCGGTCTCAGGTCATTGGGATGCTCTTGGTGCCAGGTAACACGGCCTGGGAACGAGGGGCGGGCGAGAGCGAGTGCCTTCTCCCGCGCCTCAACGGCCTTGGCTTCGTCCCCGATTGCGTACCAGGCGGTGCAGACCTGCTCCCAGAAGAAGTAGTCCCCCTCATACTGCTTGGGGAAGTGGCGGCTCTGATCGGCGTGGGCGGTCAGGGCTTGTTGCAGCGCTTTCTCCGCCTCGGCGCGCCGTCCCAGGAGCCCAAGAACCTGGGTTTTCTTGAGCAAGAAGTTATGGTCTGGTGTGCGGGTCGCTGCCTCTTCGGCCTGAATGGCTTCTAGCGCCTCGGGCAGGGTGGCTCGGTGGCGCATGAGCTCGGTGGAGCGTGCACTCTCGAAGCGCTGGCGCAGCTCCTTACCCTCGAAGTCGGCG
This genomic interval from Armatimonas rosea contains the following:
- a CDS encoding ammonium transporter gives rise to the protein MRLIPPIKRLAVLLGACLALLPLGAVVHAQEATPAPAPAAATVTGDPNGITNPDFITKYDGSMKDDKGKVLNEKAPDLSAGDTAWVLGASALVLFMTPGLALFYAGMARAKNVLNVLMQSFIAMAIVTVVWVVVGYSLAFAPGSGATAGFLGGPDFVMLKGVGQTTFTWNGTAMTIPHQVFMAFQMMFAVITPALISGAIVERMKFSAYCVFIAVWSLLVYAPMAHMVWGAGGMLFKMGALDFAGGTVIHMTSGFSALVLVFLLGKRRLSSHEDTRPHNLPMTLIGTGILWFGWFGFNAGSAGAANGLAGSAFMVTHIAAATAGLVWVLLEWVHVKQPTALGFASGAVAGLVAITPASGFVSPTSALIIGAVVPFISYGMIQLKNKLKAYDDTLDVFAVHGMGGVWGAVATGIFADKAVNSLVPDDRGALMKAQFASIGMAILLGVVGTVVITLILKAIFKGIAVSANEEEAGLDLTQHGETGYVHGNGGAEVTFSGGHGAPTMASSLHPAESTH
- a CDS encoding glycosyltransferase family 2 protein; the encoded protein is MVTDALAPTLPTERSRPVSAPTYLLSVAIPVYNEKNTLLQILERIRAVPVPMEILLVDDGSTDGTRELLKNEVEGVWDNVRVLYHPQNRGKGAAIVTAIGAAAGDYLVVQDADLEYNPEDYPRLLAPLLSGEAQVVYGSRFAGKVENMQPANRLANFLLTTTANLLFPRARLTDEATCYKMFRMDVLRQFTLHSQRFDFCPEVTAKVLKRGIKIHELPIAYRARTLAQGKKIRPTDFLQAMLTLLKYRFFE
- a CDS encoding bifunctional diguanylate cyclase/phosphodiesterase; amino-acid sequence: MGLYSWQAQQQHDLERATQILKSEERHRAQGLLQLMDNSLKNFSEKESLQTELVTYLKHPTATMGDSLLGTAFEKTDLDAVWAFDDQGQVIYQRVKYSQTATSPLTPTQLRARLSMTRLAHFFVETPEGVLELRGATIHPTDDVIRASPIGGFLLVGRLWNEATCQQFAKLTGAEVSLSPTEHPPLPGLDKGKANLEIPLRSDDEIVAHLHLKFPMPLLTMQQEALRATPLWLFGFSSALILVLTIALYHWVSAPLKLLTSCLRADTSSPIESFQPDTQEVYELAGMVREFFWQRQIIQQDRDLLERRVGERTVELHSAMSSMSEMQARLQAVLANLPVVVFALDEKANVTFFEGRGMQSIGIKSSKVVGRSVFRRFHFREESEHGRRLLDVLSGEERAWTMPIGPRYFDVQCSPLRDSEQNILGVIGVALDVTDRVRFEDRLLHQAQHDALTGLPNRRLFQDRLEQALARGRRDGRQVAVLFLDLDNFKLVNDTLGHEAGDILLKQITKRITGVLGPHRLLARLGGDEFTILVEHFSTPQVVEQLAERIRVEMEESFQLEGQEVFGRASIGVVYSTPNSSVGEMLRKADIAMYRSKEEGKGRHTTFDESMNQHIQERLALESDLRHALSNDELTLCYQPIVSLVDGRLVGVEALARWHHPRLGPIAPTRFVNIAEEAGLSISLDYWVLRTASKQMGIWNQQLATPLSVSVNISTRQFQRTDLDKAVQMILSESQLSAKHLTLEITEGVMMQDPHGAASILQRLKALGVQIAVDDFGTGYSSMAYLSNLPLDTLKIDRSFISHMIEHKENAAIVEAIIHLARALSLKVTSEGVETAEQAAALRDLNCQQAQGYLFARPLTVLQMEQLFQQQASHRRAA